The following are from one region of the Peromyscus leucopus breed LL Stock chromosome 18, UCI_PerLeu_2.1, whole genome shotgun sequence genome:
- the LOC114681749 gene encoding olfactory receptor 6C76-like, translating into MKNRTSVKEFILLGLTNDPKLNILVFIFLFLTYILSITGNLTIITLTLVDSHLKTPMYFFLRNFSFLEISFTTVCIPRFLVSIVTGDKTISYNSCMAQVFFFILLGSTEFFLLAAMSYDRYVAICKPLHYTTIMNSKVCIQLIISSWLAGFLIIFPPVIMGLQLDFCDSNIIDHFSCDSSPMLLISCTDTAFLELLAFFLAVFTLMVTLTLVIISYLFILKTILRLPSAEQRKKAFSTCSSHMIVVSISYGSCIFMYVKTSAKEGVALTKGIAVLNTSVAPMLNPFIYSLRNKQVKESFKNLVKKCVSNKI; encoded by the coding sequence atgaaaaatcgAACATCGGTGAAGGAGTTTATTCTTTTGGGATTAACAAATGACCCAAAGCTAAACATactggtttttatatttttatttctcacttaTATTTTGAGCATTACTGGAAATCTGACCATTATTACCCTCACTCTGGTAGATTCACACCTCAAGACacccatgtatttcttccttcGGAATTTCTCCTTCCTAGAAATCTCATTTACAACAGTTTGCATTCCTCGGTTCCTTGTGAGCATTGTGACAGGGGATAAGACCATCTCCTATAACTCTTGCATGGCCCAAGTGTTCTTCTTCATACTCCTGGGTTCAACTGAATTTTTCCTTCTGGCTGCTATGTCCTATGATCGCTACGTGGCTATCTGTAAGCCCTTGCATTACACCACAATAATGAACAGCAAGGTCTGCATCCAGCTTATAATTAGCTCTTGGCTGGCTGGATTTCTCATCATCTTTCCACCTGTGATCATGGGGcttcaactggacttctgtgACTCCAACATCATTGACCATTTTTCCTGTGACTCCTCTCCCATGCTGCTCATCTCCTGCACAGACACAGCCTTCCTAGAGCTCCTGGCATTCTTCCTGGCAGTATTCACTCTCATGGTAACCTTAACATTGGTAATTATCTCCTATCTATTCATCCTTAAGACAATTCTAAGACTCCCTTCTGctgagcaaaggaaaaaggccttCTCTACTTGCTCCTCACACATGATTGTCGTCTCCATTTCCTATGGAAGCTGCATCTTCATGTATGTCAAAACTTCAGCAAAGGAAGGGGTGGCTTTGACTAAGGGAATAGCAGTGCTCAACACCTCTGTCGCCCCAATGCTGAATCCTTTTATTTACTCCCTTAGAAATAAACAGGTGAAAGAATCCTTTAAGAACTTGGTCAAAAAATGTgtgtcaaataaaatttaa
- the LOC114681756 gene encoding olfactory receptor 6C2: protein MRNHSAITTFILLGLTDDPQLQVLLFIFLFLTYMLSVTGNLTIIILTLVDPHLKTPMYFFLRNFSFLEVSFTTVCIPRFLYSISSGDNTITYNACTSQIFFVILFGATEFFLLAAMSYDRYVAICKPLHYMSIMNPKVCTFLVVSCWVSGLMIIVPPLSLGLQLDFCDSNAIDHFSCDASPLLKISCSDTWVIEQMVIFMAVFALIITLICVILSYTYIIRTILRFPSAQQRKKAFSTCSSHMIVVSITYGSCIFIYIKPSAKDEVAINKGVSVLTTSVAPLLNPFIYTLRNKQVKQAFSDSVKRIAFISKS, encoded by the coding sequence ATGAGAAATCACTCAGCAATAACAACCTTCATCCTTCTTGGACTAACAGATGACCCACAACTTCAAGTTCTGCTTTTTATCTTCTTATTTCTCACATACATGCTGAGTGTAACAGGAAACCTGACTATCATCATCCTCACCTTGGTGGATCCCCATCTAAAAACACCTATGTACTTTTtccttagaaatttttctttcctaGAAGTCTCCTTTACCACAGTCTGTATCCCTAGATTCCTATACAGTATATCAAGTGGAGACAATACCATTACCTACAATGCTTGTACAAGTCAAATATTCTTTGTTATTCTCTTTGGAGCAACTGAGTTTTTTCTCTTAGCAGCAATGTCCTATGATCGTTATGTGGCTATTTGTAAACCCCTTCATTATATGAGCATCATGAATCCCAAGGTGTGTACCTTTCTAGTTGTCTCATGTTGGGTGTCTGGCTTAATGATTATTGTCCCACCCCTTAGCCTGGGCCTCCAACTTGACTTCTGTGACTCCAATGCCATTGATCATTTCAGCTGTGATGCAAGTCCCCTTCTAAAGATCTCATGCTCCGACACATGGGTAATAGAACAGATGGTTATATTTATGGCTGTCTTTGCACTCATTATTACACTAATCTGTGTTATTCTATCCTACACATACATCATCAGAACAATTCTGAGATTcccttctgcacagcaaaggaaaaaggcctttTCCACCTGCTCATCTCACATGATTGTGGTATCCATCACCTATGGAAGCTGCATCTTCATCTACATCAAGCCATCAGCTAAGGATGAAGTGGCCATAAATAAAGGTGTTTCAGTTCTCACTACTTCTGTTGCACCTCTACTGAACCCTTTCATTTATACCTTAAGGAACAAGCAAGTGAAACAAGCTTTCAGTGACTCTGTAAAGAGGATTGCATTTATATCAAAGAGCTAG